The following are encoded together in the Plasmodium brasilianum strain Bolivian I chromosome 10, whole genome shotgun sequence genome:
- a CDS encoding hypothetical protein (conserved Plasmodium protein), whose protein sequence is MMQKAPKTLRIDFYYIIINCKFKKQWHESIFKKEYLHQLSKINHSFVHKSKYINKNIYNMKCIELYRYSCLLEKQSVNNVAIYKQINRRVEMIYKFLNPSKIVLLIKLYLENANLNLYHSTFNCLLEEAIKKLNEFNLEEIVKLYNIISNVENNQNVVYLFKYFNNHLINYYTFIDVKSFSVLLNSHAKLKIKDMKLINKFLHIIMQNKLPFDVITYSIFFNSFYKLRIVDNEFVTIIVRQFLNEIDESKEKEDSVRIEKFDQNIVHNDKKKTIRNIFVSYSPYHICNILLYFTIYNINNIANLNDLKEFKNDLNLSDNVYINFLIDLLIKKKNLLKCEEILTLCQVFKSLKIKNNILVNHIENLLLNYFIYVKDQKNINYNNNNQNVTNSTDFIPFTDNALVKILFDMCTFYNDINIYNYSIQYFRWKKVDFYASSLLLYIYSEINLLDYQMITILIHVINKNYLLNFQVENIFPIIRSFYKICLNNQHYFESTNKSQNFANNMQNCSETTRHSCNSQPTLQIVHSLSSDTYNSITQDRKLSSTCKIPQNEMYNKINDNAKAIALSANDNPIKTSTQIGYIFCKIENLCDNIFSKLKKELLEKKIHISRSNISLLCKILFYSTFLRRFAFLNNVINLFIDKKDELESFKNILNILYAYCYIKNNIYSYDINKINLIKVNEKSIIKQHTNDRVLENYNFIINKLNHNNELTNMISFLFIQCKLNDYRFVNEESITTWLKFSFLNIHLLSLLLNSLISKELNIITNFTANDRTEILLETIGNKKKGNDIKNSHIIVKNVYKLHLMKLYNLILVQINKLILKCQNVYDITRIFNSSFIFLSYFGKLKNEQKLNGEDLQVQTSIYNILRKIEKNVIQNYLLYNKEYIILLSAICIYSNNYSYIPFAFFFQYFHLFAFKEIISYLILLSNDEEIKYISNSIFSLINYKSTESIECNKKEDIEKFYFFHVSKIVRSISTNRNNDTKDINNHNNDNPYDVNYLRGHVQANNSFCLNPFQINNIISIYKSLISNNDILNSEFFKKIKDLYLHSIEINSALLNNLSLSDLNSLCLFILKKNNVNTFLFKYILKKNYEYIDSEKKLLLKYDYIISLLKITIHLRKYNLFINDSIIINIILKNVDKFNTLHKMNTLIECLLQIRRRNTFDNLINELCYNSKNMYLNYFLSNQTVDLNIVLYFLYILNSFNNSELFYTMFQIFCVKLFHLKRIVVYQRKRYNFVSSSNNTFFMAKNIYYLNIDGGIKLAEDSDDPFRDVSTSDNEYVIYVNDENAFINMENKETKEEEEEEEEEEFNDDHHDEKDESKMELEISNSKKITVTAKSSKNDMQLVMQNKETDKDTHLSNYHKETNQIKNIKKMDHTTHINDHSFIILFLLLDLVKNEQRIKQAEIYNFNFSLFKNYIYILNKEVIIQCLYIYFYSEINEKLEHDNKLRGNRVIDEHVHYILNVLITFIHNLDVYSILKLSFIYINLYLYSNKKYQVNENIKILFEHINKKKNLIEKNNILYEQIKRYENISNL, encoded by the coding sequence ATGATGCAGAAAGCTCCAAAAACATTACGCAttgatttttattacataataattaacTGTAAATTCAAAAAACAATGGCACgaaagtatttttaaaaaagaatatctGCATCAATTATCAAAAATTAATCACTCCTTTGTACATAAGAGCAAGTACATTAACaagaatatatacaatatgaAATGCATAGAATTATACAGATATAGTTGTTTGTTAGAGAAGCAAAGTGTGAACAATGTAGCTATTTATAAACAGATTAATAGGAGAGTAGAAATGATATACAAATTTCTTAATCCGTCaaaaattgtattattaattaaattatatttagaaaacgccaatttaaatttatatcataGTACATTTAACTGTCTTTTAGAAGAagcaataaaaaagttaaacgAATTTAACCTTGAAGAAATTGTTaagttatataatataattagcAATGTAGAAAACAATCAAAAtgttgtttatttatttaaatattttaacaaccacttaattaattattacacATTTATTGATGTAAAATCTTTTTCAGTCCTATTAAATTCTCAcgcaaaattaaaaattaaagatatgaaactaataaataaatttttacatatcataatgcaaaataaattaccTTTTGATGTTATAacttattctattttttttaattcctttTATAAACTAAGGATAGTAGATAACGAATTTGTTACCATAATAGTTAGACAATTCTTAAACGAAATAGATGAGtcgaaagaaaaagaagactCAGTTCGTATCGAAAAGTTTGATCAGAACATAGTTCataatgacaaaaaaaaaacaataagaAACATATTTGTCAGTTATTCTCCATACCATATTTGTAACATATTGCTGTATTTCaccatttataatattaacaatatagctaatttaaatgatttaaaagaatttaaaaatgatttaaattTAAGTGATAATGTCTACATAAATTTCTTAATAGAcctattaattaaaaaaaaaaatttattaaaatgtgaGGAAATTTTAACCTTATGCCAAGTTTTCAAGtctttgaaaataaaaaataacatattagTTAACCATATAGAGAACTTATTactaaattatttcatatatgtgAAGgaccaaaaaaatataaattataacaataataaccAAAATGTTACAAATTCAACTGATTTTATTCCATTCACTGATAATGCtcttgtaaaaattttatttgacATGTGCACTttttataatgatataaatatatacaactaTAGCATACAATATTTTCGCTGGAAAAAGGTAGATTTTTATGCCTCTTCATTATtactatacatatattcagaAATAAATCTGTTAGATTATCAAATGATCACTATATTAATTcatgttataaataaaaattatttactcaATTTTCAAGTAGAAAACATTTTCCCCATAATTAGATCTTTCTATAAAATCTGCCTCAACAATCAGCATTATTTTGAAAGTACAAATAAAAGCCAAAATTTTGCTAACAACATGCAGAATTGTTCTGAAACAACTAGACATTCATGTAATTCACAACCAACGCTGCAAATAGTTCATTCATTATCCTCCGATACCTATAACTCTATTACTCAAGATAGGAAACTAAGTAGTACATGTAAAATACCCCAAAAcgaaatgtataataaaattaatgataatGCTAAGGCAATAGCACTGTCAGCTAACGATAATCCTATCAAAACTTCAACACAAAtaggatatatattttgcaaAATTGAAAACTTATGTGATAACATCTTTTCtaagttaaaaaaagaattattagaaaaaaaaatacatatcaGTAGATCAAATATAAGTCTCCtatgtaaaattttgttcTACTCCACCTTTCTGAGAAGATTTGCTTTTCTTAACAatgtaattaatttatttatagacAAAAAAGATGAACTTGagagttttaaaaatatcttaAATATTCTGTACGCTTATTgttacattaaaaataatatatacagttacgatataaacaaaataaatcttATCAAAGTTAACGAAAAGAGCATAATAAAACAGCATACAAATGACAGGGtattagaaaattataattttattataaataaattgaatCATAACAACGAATTAACAAATATGATTTCTTTTCTATTCATTCAATGTAAATTAAATGATTATCGTTTCGTAAATGAAGAGAGCATAACTACATGGCTCAAgttctcttttttaaatatacatctGTTATCACTCTTACTTAATAGTCTCATAtcaaaagaattaaatataattactaACTTTACAGCTAATGATAGGACTGAAATTTTGTTAGAGACAAtaggtaataaaaaaaaaggtaacgATATCAAAAATAGTCACATTATTGTAAAGAATGTCTATAAATTGCATTTAATGAAATTGTATAATCTAATTCttgtacaaataaataagctTATTTTAAAGTGCCAAAATGTTTATGATATAACaagaatttttaattcatcctttatttttttaagttattttggaaaattaaaaaacgaGCAGAAGTTAAATGGCGAAGATTTACAAGTCCaaacaagtatatataatatcctgagaaaaatagaaaaaaatgtaatacaaaattatcttttatataataaggaATACATAATATTGCTATCAgccatttgtatatatagtaataattattcGTACATACCTTTCGCattcttttttcaatatttccatttatttgcttttaaagaaattatttcatatttaatattgTTAAGCAATGATGAAGAGATTAAGTACATCTctaattctattttttccctaataaattataagagCACAGAAAGTATCGAGTGCAACAAAAAGGAAGACATtgaaaagttttatttttttcatgtgtCCAAAATTGTAAGAAGTATTAGCACTAACAGGAATAACGATACAAAGGATATAAATAACCACAATAATGATAATCCATATGATGTCAATTATTTGAGGGGCCATGTTCAAGCTAATAACTCCTTCTGTTTAAACCCCTTCCAAATAAACAACATAATAAGCATATACAAATCACTGATAAGTAATAACGACATATTGAATAGtgaattctttaaaaaaattaaagactTGTATTTGCACTCAATTGAAATTAATTCTGCTTTGTTAAACAATCTTTCGCTCAGTGATCTAAAtagtttatgtttatttattttaaaaaaaaacaatgtaaatacatttctatttaaatacattttaaaaaagaattatgaGTACATCgattcagaaaaaaaattgttattaaaatatgactACATTATTagcttattaaaaattacaatccatttaaggaaatataatctatttataaatgactcaattataattaacattatcttaaaaaatgtagataaGTTTAACACATTACACAAAATGAATACTCTTATCGAGTGTTTACTTCAAATTAGAAGAAGAAATACTTTTGATAACCTTATAAATGAGTTGTGCTATAACtctaaaaatatgtatttaaattaCTTTCTAAGTAACCAAACAGTAGACTTAAATATAGTgttgtattttttgtatatattaaacagCTTTAACAACTCAGAACTTTTTTATACTATGTTTCAAATTTTTTgcgtaaaattatttcatttaaaaaggaTAGTAGTTTATCAAAGGAAAAGGTATAATTTTGTATCCAGTTCAAACAATACCTTTTTCATGGCTAagaacatttattatttaaacataGATGGAGGTATAAAATTAGCCGAAGATTCGGATGATCCTTTTAGAGATGTTAGCACTTCAGATAAcgaatatgtaatatatgtaaatgatgaaaatgcttttataaatatggaaaataaagagacaaaggaagaagaagaagaagaagaagaagaggaatTTAATGATGATCATCATGATGAGAAGGATGAAAGCAAAATGGAGCTGGAAATATCGAACTCCAAGAAGATAACAGTAACTGCTAAGTCAAGCAAAAATGACATGCAACTAGTGATGCAAAATAAGGAAACTGATAAAGATACACACCTTAGCAACTATCATAAAGAAAcgaatcaaataaaaaatataaaaaaaatggaccATACGACACACATTAACGACCACTCTTTTATCATCTTATTCCTTCTGCTTGATCTGGTTAAAAACGAACAAAGAATTAAACAAGCagaaatatacaattttaacttttccctatttaaaaattatatatatatcttaaataaagaagtaaTAATTCAGTGCTTGTACATTTACTTTTACTcagaaattaatgaaaaattggaACATGATAACAAATTAAGAGGAAACAGAGTTATAGATGAACATGTACATTACATCTTAAATGTCTTGATAACCTTCATTCATAATTTAGATGTTTATTCAATTTTGAAATTGtctttcatttatattaatttatatttgtattcaaataaaaaatatcaagTTAACgaaaacattaaaattctttttgagcatataaacaaaaaaaaaaatttaatagaaaaaaataatatcttaTATGAGCAAATAAAAAggtatgaaaatatttcaaatttatga